The following are encoded together in the Drosophila sechellia strain sech25 chromosome 3R, ASM438219v1, whole genome shotgun sequence genome:
- the LOC6607187 gene encoding armadillo-like helical domain-containing protein 3 isoform X1: MTSRKRSGSGSTKRPKEKVVYIYELLCRGEDPSSESPEFWNEFFLLQPNFEALENEIGKLNNEQLQLVKPNLNTLFQRCIEMLDTEDHPKRLCNSLQTLCSLFYGIFKKSNADPTFNILNEIFGHEKMDEWLKLLMQYCNRILLGDVPENARFMCLKLLQVLVTGTDNVNQNALFEHLMMHSMFDAFVRLLSDPTFRSQHGHDIVILLTILVNYRKHEATNPYVVQLSILADELALNGYGQMISQSLIDFCRQYIQSLNNVQSSSWFSSLSNIVGNMFVSDEGCERVQQIKANNGLLLALYEAVHLNRNFITTLAHTQAESSAPPSPSNTLSLAQPVPDLSNAPIIDITQYPTNLLVAVFQYCSIVMQDNKNESSIANLKLCFLILTCISEDQYANSMMHDSNLTFKVMLHRAQMRHRKLNVDRVGKSQPLAATLLDLLVEFIVSHLMKKFPMELYLLCIGVIHRILCYQKRCRVRLNYPWKELWSALIGLLRFLVNQEQTLVKKCNIFHLSLQVVNIFNLFITYGDTFLATTNSYDELYYELNREEKVFTEIHAMVLRYTTMPECEYKDDVIKLLNALVNILAIVKHFQNKIKEWLAEQGLSTPTEEQILDVVRKNYDLTLKLQDSLDQYERYTETPLHTNFFKLMVRDVVNDTRKHIYGYVKEAVSVIPDQEILLTSSMTSVSAGTATPASATAVPEAKALPSFA, translated from the exons ATGACCTCACGCAAGCGTAGTGGCAGCGGCTCGACCAAGCGGCCCAAGGAGAAG GTGGTCTATATATACGAACTGTTGTGCCGGGGCGAGGATCCCAGCAGCGAGAGTCCGGAATTTTGGAACGAGTTCTTCCTGCTGCAGCCGAACTTCGAGGCGCTGGAGAATGAGATTGGCAAACTTAACAacgagcagctgcagctggtgAAACCGAACCTGAACACCCtcttccagaggtgcatcgaaaTGCTTGACACGG AAGACCATCCCAAGCGGCTGTGCAACAGCCTACAAACGCTGTGCTCCCTATTCTACGGGATCTTTAAGAAGTCCAACGCAGATCCTACGTTTAACATCCTAAACGAGATCTTCGGTCACGAGAAGATGGACGAATGGCTGAAGCTACTCATGCAGTACTGCAATCGCATCCTACTGGGCGATGTGCCCGAAAACGCTCGCTTTATGTGCCTCAAACTGCTGCAGGTTCTGGTCACGGGCACTGATAACGTCAACCAGAACGCCCTCTTCGAGCACCTAATGATGCACAGCATGTTCGACGCCTTTGTCCGGCTACTCAGTGATCCTACGTTCCGCAGCCAGCATGGACACGACATCGTTATCTTACTTACTATCCTGGTCAACTATCGCAAGCATGAAGCTACTAACCCCTATGTGGTGCAGCTATCCATACTCGCAGATGAGCTggctttaaatgg CTATGGCCAAATGATATCGCAATCACTAATTGATTTCTGTCGCCAGTACATTCAGAGTCTTAACAATGTGCAATCCTCTTCCTGGTTTTCGTCGCTATCGAATATTGTGGGCAACATGTTTGTGTCGGATGAAGGATGCGAACGGGTGCAGCAGATCAAGGCGAATAATGGCCTTCTACTTGCCCTGTACGAGGCAGTGCACCTGAATCGGAACTTCATCACAACTCTGGCTCACACGCAGGCAGAGTCCAGTGCCCCGCCCTCGCCCAGTAACACCTTGAGTCTGGCCCAACCTGTGCCGGATCTATCCAATGCACCCATCATTGACATTACACAGTATCCCACCAATCTGCTGGTGGCCGTATTTCAGTACTGTTCCATCGTGATGCAGGACAATAAGAACGAATCGAGCATTGCTAATCTGAAGCTGTGTTTCCTAATCCTCACCTGCATTTCCGAGGACCAGTACGCCAACTCTATGATGCACGACAGCAATCTTACCTTCAAAGTCATGCTGCATCGGGCGCAGATGCGACATCGCAAGCTGAATGTGGATCGGGTGGGCAAGTCCCAGCCTTTGGCTGCCACTCTCCTGGACCTTCTGGTGGAGTTCATTGTATCGCATTTGATGAAAAAGTTCCCGATGGAGCTGTATCTGCTCTGCATTGGAGTTATCCATCGAATCTTGTGCTATCAAAAGAGATGTAGAGTGCGGCTCAACTATCCGTGGAAGGAACTTTGGTCGGCTCTCATTGGCCTTCTCCGGTTCTTGGTCAACCAAGAACAGACCCTGGTCAAAAAATGCAACATATTCCATCTGTCGCTACAGGTGGTGAATATATTTAATCTGTTTATTACGTACGGTGATACTTTCCTGGCCACAACAAATAGCTATGATGAGCTCTACTACGAACTGAACCGCGAGGAGAAGGTATTTACGGAAATACATGCCATGG ttCTTCGCTACACAACGATGCCGGAGTGCGAATACAAAGACGATGTAATCAAGCTCTTAAACGCATTGGTTAATATCCTGGCCATTGTTAAGCACTTCCAGAACAAGATCAAGGAATGGCTGGCAGAACAAGGCCTCTCTACGCCCACCGAGGAGCAGATACTCGATGTGGTGCGCAAGAACTATGACCTCACGCTCAAACTGCAGGACTCCCTAGATCAATACGAACGTTACACGGAAACGCCACTGCACACCAACTTCTTCAAGTTGATGGTACGCGATGTTGTCAATGATACGCGCAAGCACATCTACGGCTATGTGAAGGAGGCCGTGTCTGTTATTCCGGACCAGGAAATACTCCTCACCTCCTCTATGACATCCGTTTCGGCCGGTACAGCCACTCCGGcttcagcaacagcagtgCCAGAAGCAAAAGCGTTGCCTTCTTTTGCTTAG
- the LOC6607187 gene encoding armadillo-like helical domain-containing protein 3 isoform X2, with protein MTSRKRSGSGSTKRPKEKVVYIYELLCRGEDPSSESPEFWNEFFLLQPNFEALENEIGKLNNEQLQLVKPNLNTLFQRCIEMLDTDHPKRLCNSLQTLCSLFYGIFKKSNADPTFNILNEIFGHEKMDEWLKLLMQYCNRILLGDVPENARFMCLKLLQVLVTGTDNVNQNALFEHLMMHSMFDAFVRLLSDPTFRSQHGHDIVILLTILVNYRKHEATNPYVVQLSILADELALNGYGQMISQSLIDFCRQYIQSLNNVQSSSWFSSLSNIVGNMFVSDEGCERVQQIKANNGLLLALYEAVHLNRNFITTLAHTQAESSAPPSPSNTLSLAQPVPDLSNAPIIDITQYPTNLLVAVFQYCSIVMQDNKNESSIANLKLCFLILTCISEDQYANSMMHDSNLTFKVMLHRAQMRHRKLNVDRVGKSQPLAATLLDLLVEFIVSHLMKKFPMELYLLCIGVIHRILCYQKRCRVRLNYPWKELWSALIGLLRFLVNQEQTLVKKCNIFHLSLQVVNIFNLFITYGDTFLATTNSYDELYYELNREEKVFTEIHAMVLRYTTMPECEYKDDVIKLLNALVNILAIVKHFQNKIKEWLAEQGLSTPTEEQILDVVRKNYDLTLKLQDSLDQYERYTETPLHTNFFKLMVRDVVNDTRKHIYGYVKEAVSVIPDQEILLTSSMTSVSAGTATPASATAVPEAKALPSFA; from the exons ATGACCTCACGCAAGCGTAGTGGCAGCGGCTCGACCAAGCGGCCCAAGGAGAAG GTGGTCTATATATACGAACTGTTGTGCCGGGGCGAGGATCCCAGCAGCGAGAGTCCGGAATTTTGGAACGAGTTCTTCCTGCTGCAGCCGAACTTCGAGGCGCTGGAGAATGAGATTGGCAAACTTAACAacgagcagctgcagctggtgAAACCGAACCTGAACACCCtcttccagaggtgcatcgaaaTGCTTGACACGG ACCATCCCAAGCGGCTGTGCAACAGCCTACAAACGCTGTGCTCCCTATTCTACGGGATCTTTAAGAAGTCCAACGCAGATCCTACGTTTAACATCCTAAACGAGATCTTCGGTCACGAGAAGATGGACGAATGGCTGAAGCTACTCATGCAGTACTGCAATCGCATCCTACTGGGCGATGTGCCCGAAAACGCTCGCTTTATGTGCCTCAAACTGCTGCAGGTTCTGGTCACGGGCACTGATAACGTCAACCAGAACGCCCTCTTCGAGCACCTAATGATGCACAGCATGTTCGACGCCTTTGTCCGGCTACTCAGTGATCCTACGTTCCGCAGCCAGCATGGACACGACATCGTTATCTTACTTACTATCCTGGTCAACTATCGCAAGCATGAAGCTACTAACCCCTATGTGGTGCAGCTATCCATACTCGCAGATGAGCTggctttaaatgg CTATGGCCAAATGATATCGCAATCACTAATTGATTTCTGTCGCCAGTACATTCAGAGTCTTAACAATGTGCAATCCTCTTCCTGGTTTTCGTCGCTATCGAATATTGTGGGCAACATGTTTGTGTCGGATGAAGGATGCGAACGGGTGCAGCAGATCAAGGCGAATAATGGCCTTCTACTTGCCCTGTACGAGGCAGTGCACCTGAATCGGAACTTCATCACAACTCTGGCTCACACGCAGGCAGAGTCCAGTGCCCCGCCCTCGCCCAGTAACACCTTGAGTCTGGCCCAACCTGTGCCGGATCTATCCAATGCACCCATCATTGACATTACACAGTATCCCACCAATCTGCTGGTGGCCGTATTTCAGTACTGTTCCATCGTGATGCAGGACAATAAGAACGAATCGAGCATTGCTAATCTGAAGCTGTGTTTCCTAATCCTCACCTGCATTTCCGAGGACCAGTACGCCAACTCTATGATGCACGACAGCAATCTTACCTTCAAAGTCATGCTGCATCGGGCGCAGATGCGACATCGCAAGCTGAATGTGGATCGGGTGGGCAAGTCCCAGCCTTTGGCTGCCACTCTCCTGGACCTTCTGGTGGAGTTCATTGTATCGCATTTGATGAAAAAGTTCCCGATGGAGCTGTATCTGCTCTGCATTGGAGTTATCCATCGAATCTTGTGCTATCAAAAGAGATGTAGAGTGCGGCTCAACTATCCGTGGAAGGAACTTTGGTCGGCTCTCATTGGCCTTCTCCGGTTCTTGGTCAACCAAGAACAGACCCTGGTCAAAAAATGCAACATATTCCATCTGTCGCTACAGGTGGTGAATATATTTAATCTGTTTATTACGTACGGTGATACTTTCCTGGCCACAACAAATAGCTATGATGAGCTCTACTACGAACTGAACCGCGAGGAGAAGGTATTTACGGAAATACATGCCATGG ttCTTCGCTACACAACGATGCCGGAGTGCGAATACAAAGACGATGTAATCAAGCTCTTAAACGCATTGGTTAATATCCTGGCCATTGTTAAGCACTTCCAGAACAAGATCAAGGAATGGCTGGCAGAACAAGGCCTCTCTACGCCCACCGAGGAGCAGATACTCGATGTGGTGCGCAAGAACTATGACCTCACGCTCAAACTGCAGGACTCCCTAGATCAATACGAACGTTACACGGAAACGCCACTGCACACCAACTTCTTCAAGTTGATGGTACGCGATGTTGTCAATGATACGCGCAAGCACATCTACGGCTATGTGAAGGAGGCCGTGTCTGTTATTCCGGACCAGGAAATACTCCTCACCTCCTCTATGACATCCGTTTCGGCCGGTACAGCCACTCCGGcttcagcaacagcagtgCCAGAAGCAAAAGCGTTGCCTTCTTTTGCTTAG
- the LOC6607188 gene encoding iron-sulfur cluster assembly scaffold protein IscU yields the protein MSLVRNSSRLLRSQLKRVQSVPVALYHENVVEHYENPRNVGSLDKKDVTVGTGLVGAPACGDVMKLQIKVDENGKIVDAKFKTFGCGSAIASSSLATEWVKGKSIDEAGKLKNTDIAKELRLPPVKLHCSMLAEDAIKAALADYKVKQQKKVAN from the exons ATGTCCCTGGTGCGAAACTCCTCCCGGTTGCTGCGATCGCAGCTGAAGCGCGTACAAAGTGTCCCGGTGGCATTGTATCATGAAAAT GTCGTTGAGCACTACGAAAACCCGCGCAACGTGGGATCTTTGGACAAGAAGGATGTCACAGTGGGAACCGGTCTGGTCGGAGCACCCGCCTGCGGCGATGTGATGAAGCTGCAGATCAAGGTGGACGAGAACGGCAAGATAGTGGACGCCAAGTTCAAGACCTTTGGCTGTGGATCGGCCATTGCCAGCAGCTCCCTGGCCACCGAGTGGGTGAAGGGCAAGTCCATCGACGAGGCCGGAAAGCTAAAGAACACGGACATCGCCAAGGAGCTGCGTCTGCCGCCCGTCAAGCTGCACTGCTCCATGCTGGCCGAGGATGCCATCAAGGCGGCCCTGGCTGACTACAAGGTCAAGCAGCAGAAGAAGGTGGCCAACTGA
- the LOC6607189 gene encoding vasotab encodes MRFALFAFLALCLLAFVLATPAKDTKKPATNSCQRNCGEVYEPVCAKAKNSSKERLLTFGSPCVMANYNCQHADDPFEQKSKGECGGGVSVRLS; translated from the exons ATGCGTTTCGCTCTGTTTGCTTTTCTAG CACTGTGCTTGCTGGCGTTCGTCCTGGCTACTCCGGCCAAGGACACCAAGAAGCCGGCCACCAACAGTTGCCAGCGCAACTGCGGTGAAGTCTACGAGCCCGTTTGCGCCAAGgccaaaaacagcagcaaggAGCGCCTCCTCACTTTTGGCAGCCCGTGCGTCATGGCAAACTACAACTGCCAGCATGCCGACGATC CATTCGAGCAGAAGTCCAAGGGAGAGTGCGGCGGCGGAGTGAGCGTTCGTCTGTCCTAG